The following nucleotide sequence is from Bacteroidota bacterium.
ATCCATCACATGGCGCAATGCGTCGATGACATGGGCTTCGTTCATCGTTGTCTTACCACACGGCTGTGGGTTCTTCGCTCCGGTAGACTTCGGTCATTTCCTCGAGCATCGGCGCGAGGTACTCGGTATGATATCCCTTACGACCGCCATACTCCGCTTCGATCTTCGAAAGGTCAGGCATCGTGAGGCCGGCCTTCTCGATGATCGGCGTGATTGCGGCAAGCCACTCTTGCTGCAATGCGTTCTCACCGATGAATACTCCGGATTCGATCAGCTCGTTCTCAAACTCGCCCGGCTCGAACATTCCAAGGGCGAACCGCATGCACTCGTTGAGTGCCGATTGCATACGGGCATGGCTTTCCTCAGTACCGTTGCCAAGCTTCGTCACCCAGAGATCTCCGTGGAGCGTGTGATACTTCAGTTCGCCTTTGATCTTCTTGGCCAGCGCTGCAAGCGGTGCGAAGCTCGAGCCCTGGAGCGAAGTGAAGCGGCACTGCTCGGCGTGATCGAAGAGGAAATCGCGCATGAGCGAGAAATCGTATTCTCCGATCGGCAGCTCGACGAAATGGCAGCACTTGTACTGCATTTCATCTCGCCCGAACGCGATGCGGTCCGGATCCGGCTCGGCGAATTCTTTTTCCAGCAACGTATAGAGCGCGAGCGCATGCCCGATCTGATCCTGCGCGAGCGAGCTGAACGCAATATCCTCTTCGAGGATCGGTCCGAGGCCGGTCCATTCGCTATTGCGGTGGCCGAGCACAAGGGCGTCGTCGCCCATCTTATAGAGTAGTTCTTTGATCGCTTCGCTCATGAGTGTGCCTCCTCGAGATCGTGCAGGTACTTATTGATGCGCTTGCGCACGGGATAGCCCGATGCTTCGCGGTAGTTCTTCTCCGGGACCGTCGCGAACATATCCTCATCCTCGTGACGGAACGTATAAATATCGGTCGAGCGGACGACCCACATGTTCACGGTCTTCTTGCGGCGGCCGTACTGCTCCTTCGCGAACACGAGGGCAAGTTCGGGGTCCGGCGCATGAACAATCCCGACGAAGACGTGCGCGTCGCCGCGCTTGTCCTGATGAAAGACGGCGAATGTTTCCCAGTTCTCGTTTTCACCGACTTGGTTGAAGCCGCTGGCCGAATCAAGATCGGAGCGGCGAATGCGTGGGTCAAGACTGTTTTGCATTTTCGTGGCTCCTTCTTATGCGTAGGGGACGTGATGAACCTGCTTCGGATTCTTGAGCGCTTCGCGCACCCAGCGACCGCTTAGTTCGGCGTAGCGGCGCACAGCCAATCGTTCTTTGTTGCAGGGGCCATCACCGTTGATGACGCGGAAGAACTCGTCCCAATCCGGTTGTGTGTATTCCCACTTGCCGGTGGTCTCGTCCCTTCGGAGTTTCGGGTCGGGAAGGGTCAGGCCCATTTCCCAGATCTTCGGGACGTACTGGTCCATGAATTCCTGACGCATCTCTTCATTAGTCATCATTTTGACTTTCCAACGAATGAGCTCTTCGCTATGTACCGAGAGATCGTCCGGCGGGCCGAAGAAGTGCATCAGCGGGGGAAACCACCAGCGGTTGAGCGCGTCCTGCACCATCGCACGCTGCTTCGGCGTGCCGGCAGCGAGCGCGACGAAGGCATCGTAGCCCTGCTTCAGATGGAATGACTCTTCGTAGCAGATCCGCTCGAGTGCGCGGCAATACGGTCCGTAGCTCCCTTTCGAGTTTGCGAGCTGATTGACGATCGCACCTGCATCGACGAGGAAGCCGATAACCGCGATGTCGGCCCAGGTTTTCGCCGGATAGTTGAAGACATTGCTGTACTTCGACTTTCCGTTGAGTAGATCGTTGATCATCGCTTCACGCGACTTCCCGAGCGTCTCGGCGGCAGCATAGAGCAAATGGCCGTGCCCGACCTCATCCTGCACCTTCGCGATCAGGGCCAGCTTGCGTTTGAAGCTTGGTGCGCGTGTGATCCACGTGCCCTCGGGCAGCGCGCCGATGATCTCGGAGTGCGCGTGCTGCTCGATCATGCGAATGAGCGTCTTGCGATATTTCGCCGGCATCCAATCGTCGGGTTCGATCTTCTCGCCACGCGCGATCCGTGCTTCGAACTCTTCCAGTTTTACCGGATCGTCAACGTCCGTCGAAGGACGGATGTCGTTCTTGTCAATGTATGCGTTACCGTACATAACAGTAGTGTATATCGAGTGCAACGATCAACTTCATCATCGTACCGTAGCGAGCGAATGCTACTGTACGATCAAACCATCGAGCAATAACGAGCCGATGAGCTGGCTCATAGCTTTTGGCGACACCTTCCCGTTCGGGTTATACCATTCATAAGTCCAGTTCATCGACGAAAGGATGGTTCGGGTTGTCATAATAACATCGCCTTCACGGAAGTCGCCGGTTTTCATGCCCGATTCGACGATAAAACGGAACATGCGTTCGTAGCGACGGCGCATCAACCGGAAATCCGAGAGATACGGTTCGCCCAAATGTCTCCATTCGTGCAGAAACACCGCAGAGGCATTCGAGTTTGCCGCGATCACCCCAAGATGCGCTTCCATCGCTGAACGCAGCTTCTCGGGCGGAGCAAGATCGGTATCCACGATCGGCTCCAGCGCGGCGAAGAACGCCGTCGCCATCGAGAAGCAGATATCCTGCAGAATCTCCTCTTTGGAGGTGATGTGATTATACAGGCTTGCCGCCTCGATTCCGAGCGAATCCGCAAGGTCGCGCATCGACGTCGATGCGTACCCCTTCTCCCGGAACAGGAGCTGGGCCTTCTGGCGGATTTGGTCTTTACGCGGTTTCGATTTCATCTATACTAACGAACACTTGTTAGTTTGACTGTGTTCCGTACAGTGAAGATAGACATTGTTTTTCATCCACCTATCTTTAGGAGACGAGTATGAAAAAGGTTGAAGTCATTATCACAGCGAACTTTGGTGCTCTGAAGGCATATCGCATCGAAGAGAAGTCCCTTGTCCATCGTCGCGGTTGCGAACTCATTCGTAAGACGGAGTATGAACGCGCCCATAAGAAATTGTCGGAGATCGTGACCGATCGTGCCGGGCGCTTCCGTGGGTCGGGGGTAGCGACGAATAAGAACCGCTCCTTCGGCGAGGAACATCATCTGGCTGACGACTTGAAACAGAAGGCGGTAAAGCAGATCGCCCATGATATCGACGGTGTTATCAAGCACACACCTGCAAACGGATATTATCTTGCGGTCCCAAAAGCAATCTCGAAGGACATCCTCGATCGATTAAGTGCGGCGACGCGGTCGAAGATTACCAAGCGTGTCGATGTCGACATCGTCAAGGAGCCCGTACAGGCGATCAGAGACCGATTCAAGGTCTGAGTTCGACCCCGACTGATTGCTCGAATAGTTACTAATTGCGGGAAATCGCGGTAGCGCCCCCGTAAAAAAACAGACAGGCAAATTCTGCGAGACGGAATTTGCCTGTCTGTTGTTTTATACGGTCTATAATAATTGCATCAAATGAATACGACCGTTATCTTGTCTGGCGCCCGCACTCCGATTGGCGCATTTATGGGAGCCCTTTCCGATCTTACTGCGCCGCAGCTTGGTTCTGCCGCGATCAAGGCCGCGCTGGAGCGCTCGGGCGTTAAACCGGAAGAAATCAATGAGGTATTGATGGGCTGCGTGTTGACAGGCGGCATCGGTCAGGCACCTGCACGTCAGGCATCGCTCGGAGCTGGCATCCCGAATTCGGTGCCGTGTACCACCGTCAATAAAGTGTGCGGTTCCGGCATGAAGACTGTTATGCTCGGTACGCAGAGCATCATGACCGGCGATAACAAGCTGGTCGTCGCCGGCGGCATGGAATCGATGTCCAATGCACCGTTCATTCTTCCGAAGGCGCGCAGTGGGTACAAGATGGGTAACGGAACGCTCGTCGACAGTATGATCAACGACGGACTCTGGGACCCGTACAATAATTTTCACATGGGCAACTGCGGCGAGATCTGCGCCCGCGACCTGAAGATCACGCGCGAAGAACAGGACGAATTCTCGATCCGCAGTTTCAAGCTCGCCAACGAGTCGCTCGATAAAGGATACTTTGCAGACGAGATCATTCCGGTTCAGGCCCCGAAGGGGAAAGAGACCGTGACGGTCAGCGAGGACGAAGGCCCGCGCAAAGTGAAGTATGATAAGATCCCGACACTGAAGCCGTCGTTCGATAAGAATGGCACGATTACTCCGGCAAATGCCAGTTCGATCAACGACGGAGCGGCTGCACTTGTCCTTGCGGACGAGGCCTACGCAAAGGAAAAGGGATTGAAGCCGACTGCGAAAGTGGTCGCGTACTCCAGCTATGCACATGAACCGCACCTCTTCACGACGGCGCCGGTCACCTCGATCGAGATGGTATTGGCTCGTGCCGGCATGAAGGTGAGCGATATCGACCTCTTCGAGATCAACGAGGCGTTTGCTGTCGTCCCGCTCGCCGCACAGAAGCAACTGGGTATCCCGACCGAGAAGCTCAACACGATGGGCGGCGCAGTCGCACTCGGGCATCCGATCGGCGCAAGCGGCACCCGCATTATCCTGACCCTGCTGACGGCGCTCAAGCGCGCGAACAAGAAGATCGGTCTCGCATCGATCTGTATCGGGGGCGGCGAAGCGACGAGCATTATCGTTGAGCGCTTCTAAACGATCACTCACATCCACGATCTAATCGAAGAAGACTATGTCGATCAAGCATGTCATGGTAGTCGGTGCGGGGACGATGGGCAACGGTATTGCTCATGTGTTCGCACAAAGCGGGTTCAACGTTACGCTCGTCGATATTAAAGACGATTTCCTTACACGGGCGCGTGATACGATCGGTGCGAATTTGGCACGTCAGGTCAAGAAGGGCGTATTGACAGAGGACGATTCGAAGGCGACACTCGCTCGTATCACTACATCGACCGACCTTGAAGGCTCTGCGAAGAATGCCGATTTTATCATCGAAGCGGCGACAGAAAATTTCTCGCTGAAGAAAGATATCTTCAAGAAGCTCGATGCGAACGCGAAGACCGGCGTGATTCTTGCGACCAATACCAGCTCGATCTCAGTGACCGAACTGGCCGCACAGACGGGCCGCAGTGAGCGGGTGATCGGGATGCACTTCTTCAATCCGGTGCCGGTGATGAAGCTCGTCGAGATTATCCGTGCTATTCAGACCACGGACGAAGTGTATGCACAGGTGAAGCAGCTTTCGGAGCAGCTTGGCAAAACTCCGGTCGAAGTGAACGACTTCCCGGGCTTTGTCTCAAACCGCATCCTGATGCCGATGATCAACGAAGCGATCTACTGCGTGATGGAAGGGGTCGCGAAGCCGGAGGATATCGATACGGTCATGAAGCTCGGCATGGCGCACCCAATGGGACCGTTGCAACTTGCAGATTTTATCGGCTTGGATGTCTGTCTTGCAATCATGAATGTCCTTCACGAAGGGCTTGCCGACACCAAGTATCGTCCGTGTCCGCTGCTGAAGAAGATGGTGGCGGCAGGGATGCTCGGCAAGAAGTCGGGTAAGGGATTCTACAACTACTGAGTTGTAATAGCATTCACTACGAGAAGGCGGCCGAGAGCCGCCTTTTCTATTACAGGCCCACAACTCATCGGGGACACCCGTGCTGAACACTTCATCGCATGATGCCGCTCGGAGCTCCTTGAGGGCGGGCAACCACATCCCATAGCCGAGTGTTAGCACAAACACTTTCGCACGAAGACCACCGTATGTATCCGATCCTGTTCAGAATCTTTGGCTTGCCGATATACAGTTTCGGGCTGATGATGGCGATCGCGTTCATGGTTGCGCTGTCGCTGTTCGGCGCTGAAGTGAAGCGCCGCGGCCAGAATGAAAAGCTCGTTAATGGTGTGTCCATGCTTGCACTGATTCTTGGCGTTGCAGGCTCCAAGCTTTTTTCCGTATTCGAGGATTGGGATGCATTTACCCGAGCACCGATCAAGACATTGTTCTCTCCGTCTGGTCTGACGTTCTATGGAGGCTTTATCTGTGCAACGATCGGTATTCTCATCTACCTTCGCAAGCACAAAGTGCCGTTCCGGCTATTCGCGGATATGATCGCGCCGATCGTGTTTCTTGCCTACGGCATCGGTCGTATCGGCTGCCAGCTCGCGGGTGACGGCGACTATGGCATCCCGACGCATCAGGCCTGGGGAATGCACTATTCGGGAGGGACAGCAAAACCCACGTATGTGTTCGAGGAGTACTTCGCACGATACCCCAACGAGAGAGTGGCATGGCAGTACGATTCGCTTCGCGCGATCAAGACCGGTACCGATGCGCTCGGCCAGACGATCACTCGCTTCGACGAAGTGGTCACGTGCCAGCCTACGCCGATCATGGAGACGATCGCAGCCGTTGTGTGCTTCTTGTTTTTGTGGTCCCGCCGCAAACGAGACGAGCGACAACCGGGAAAGATGTTTGCAATGACGGTCGTGCTGATGGGGATTGAGCGATTGCTCGTCGAGTTCATGAGGATCAATCCGCTGTACTTCTCGCTCTCGATGGCGCAGTGGATATCGATCGGGCTGATCATCTATGGTATTGTGGCGATTGCACGCATGAAACCGGCACCCATCAAGTCCACATAGATTGTTATGGCGACACCTCAGGTTCAGTTTATCACGAAAGAAGGCGGCTGTTCGCTCTGCGACGATCTGTTCGCAGAGTTGGAGTCTGCCGCAGACTACACCGAGTTCGATCTTGAAATCCTCAAGATCGATTACGATGACGAGCTTCGAGAGAAATACTGGGACAAGATCCCCGTCGTGATCATCAACGGGAAGGTTGCATTCAAATATCGTGCGACCCGCGACCAACTCATCAAAGCCATCGAAGGCCGTTCCGGCTGGAAGTTCTGGAAATGAAGAATCTGCTAAAGTTCGTTCAAGCGCTCGGGATCGCCGTTACGGGTGTGGGGTTAGTATCGGGCATCGCTCGCGACTCGATGGGCGACGAATATCTGTATGCCTCCATCGGCATAGGCCTTTTCTTCATCGCCCGGTTTGTCGAAACGCGAATGTTCTCGGAGTAATACCTTAATTATGGCTCACCAGCAGCCAGCCATTCTTGCTGGAGCTATAGATCAATGTGACCGCATCGAACTGATAGCCATTCGGCGTCATATATGCAAGCGCATTCCCGGTGAAGATCCGGTTACCTGCCGCTGAATTGACGTCGTTACTGGTGATCGTCATTGCCTGTCCGCTCGAATTATACAGAATAACGATTTTTCCGTTCGTACCGCCGCTGATCCCCGTGATCGAGAACGGAGCCGTTGGTCCGCTGACCTGAATGAATGTATAGGCGCCGATCGCAAGATTGTTGTTATTCCCGTTAACAAGCGTTACCTGATGCTCCCGCGTTGCGAGATCTCCATTAACGTCGACGGATGTTCCGGGGGAAG
It contains:
- a CDS encoding glutaredoxin family protein codes for the protein MATPQVQFITKEGGCSLCDDLFAELESAADYTEFDLEILKIDYDDELREKYWDKIPVVIINGKVAFKYRATRDQLIKAIEGRSGWKFWK
- a CDS encoding TetR family transcriptional regulator — translated: MKSKPRKDQIRQKAQLLFREKGYASTSMRDLADSLGIEAASLYNHITSKEEILQDICFSMATAFFAALEPIVDTDLAPPEKLRSAMEAHLGVIAANSNASAVFLHEWRHLGEPYLSDFRLMRRRYERMFRFIVESGMKTGDFREGDVIMTTRTILSSMNWTYEWYNPNGKVSPKAMSQLIGSLLLDGLIVQ
- the paaC gene encoding phenylacetate-CoA oxygenase subunit PaaC, whose translation is MSEAIKELLYKMGDDALVLGHRNSEWTGLGPILEEDIAFSSLAQDQIGHALALYTLLEKEFAEPDPDRIAFGRDEMQYKCCHFVELPIGEYDFSLMRDFLFDHAEQCRFTSLQGSSFAPLAALAKKIKGELKYHTLHGDLWVTKLGNGTEESHARMQSALNECMRFALGMFEPGEFENELIESGVFIGENALQQEWLAAITPIIEKAGLTMPDLSKIEAEYGGRKGYHTEYLAPMLEEMTEVYRSEEPTAVW
- a CDS encoding thiolase family protein, producing the protein MNTTVILSGARTPIGAFMGALSDLTAPQLGSAAIKAALERSGVKPEEINEVLMGCVLTGGIGQAPARQASLGAGIPNSVPCTTVNKVCGSGMKTVMLGTQSIMTGDNKLVVAGGMESMSNAPFILPKARSGYKMGNGTLVDSMINDGLWDPYNNFHMGNCGEICARDLKITREEQDEFSIRSFKLANESLDKGYFADEIIPVQAPKGKETVTVSEDEGPRKVKYDKIPTLKPSFDKNGTITPANASSINDGAAALVLADEAYAKEKGLKPTAKVVAYSSYAHEPHLFTTAPVTSIEMVLARAGMKVSDIDLFEINEAFAVVPLAAQKQLGIPTEKLNTMGGAVALGHPIGASGTRIILTLLTALKRANKKIGLASICIGGGEATSIIVERF
- the paaA gene encoding 1,2-phenylacetyl-CoA epoxidase subunit A codes for the protein MYGNAYIDKNDIRPSTDVDDPVKLEEFEARIARGEKIEPDDWMPAKYRKTLIRMIEQHAHSEIIGALPEGTWITRAPSFKRKLALIAKVQDEVGHGHLLYAAAETLGKSREAMINDLLNGKSKYSNVFNYPAKTWADIAVIGFLVDAGAIVNQLANSKGSYGPYCRALERICYEESFHLKQGYDAFVALAAGTPKQRAMVQDALNRWWFPPLMHFFGPPDDLSVHSEELIRWKVKMMTNEEMRQEFMDQYVPKIWEMGLTLPDPKLRRDETTGKWEYTQPDWDEFFRVINGDGPCNKERLAVRRYAELSGRWVREALKNPKQVHHVPYA
- a CDS encoding prolipoprotein diacylglyceryl transferase, translated to MLAQTLSHEDHRMYPILFRIFGLPIYSFGLMMAIAFMVALSLFGAEVKRRGQNEKLVNGVSMLALILGVAGSKLFSVFEDWDAFTRAPIKTLFSPSGLTFYGGFICATIGILIYLRKHKVPFRLFADMIAPIVFLAYGIGRIGCQLAGDGDYGIPTHQAWGMHYSGGTAKPTYVFEEYFARYPNERVAWQYDSLRAIKTGTDALGQTITRFDEVVTCQPTPIMETIAAVVCFLFLWSRRKRDERQPGKMFAMTVVLMGIERLLVEFMRINPLYFSLSMAQWISIGLIIYGIVAIARMKPAPIKST
- a CDS encoding host attachment protein, which translates into the protein MKKVEVIITANFGALKAYRIEEKSLVHRRGCELIRKTEYERAHKKLSEIVTDRAGRFRGSGVATNKNRSFGEEHHLADDLKQKAVKQIAHDIDGVIKHTPANGYYLAVPKAISKDILDRLSAATRSKITKRVDVDIVKEPVQAIRDRFKV
- a CDS encoding 3-hydroxybutyryl-CoA dehydrogenase — translated: MSIKHVMVVGAGTMGNGIAHVFAQSGFNVTLVDIKDDFLTRARDTIGANLARQVKKGVLTEDDSKATLARITTSTDLEGSAKNADFIIEAATENFSLKKDIFKKLDANAKTGVILATNTSSISVTELAAQTGRSERVIGMHFFNPVPVMKLVEIIRAIQTTDEVYAQVKQLSEQLGKTPVEVNDFPGFVSNRILMPMINEAIYCVMEGVAKPEDIDTVMKLGMAHPMGPLQLADFIGLDVCLAIMNVLHEGLADTKYRPCPLLKKMVAAGMLGKKSGKGFYNY